From the genome of Lacibacter sp. H407, one region includes:
- the mnmA gene encoding tRNA 2-thiouridine(34) synthase MnmA produces the protein MSRKGKVLVAMSGGIDSTVTALMLHHEGYEVVGITMKTWDYASSGTGAKGKKETGCCNLDSFNDARAAAVQHGFPHYILDIRDEFGDFVIENFVDEYLNGRTPNPCVLCNTHIKWRALLKRADAMNCDFIATGHYANVHQHENGRHFISKGVDETKDQSYVLWGLQQDLLQRTLLPLGGYRKTEIRQMALDYGYPELAKKAESYEICFVPDNDYRGFLKRRVDGLEERVNGGNFVDKTGKILGQHKGYPFYTIGQRKGLDITFGKPVFVTEILPETNTVVLGDEEDLNKQEMQVGKINMLKYDTITPGMEAVTKIRYKDKGTLSNLYPNADGTVNVRFYEEAKGIAPGQSAVFYEGDEVIGGGIIMRKPIV, from the coding sequence ATGAGCCGGAAAGGAAAAGTGTTGGTAGCAATGAGTGGCGGTATTGACAGTACTGTTACAGCTCTCATGTTGCATCATGAGGGTTACGAAGTAGTGGGCATCACCATGAAAACATGGGACTATGCCAGCAGTGGAACAGGTGCTAAGGGAAAGAAGGAAACAGGCTGTTGCAACTTAGATAGTTTTAATGATGCCCGGGCTGCTGCAGTGCAACACGGTTTTCCGCATTACATTCTTGATATACGTGATGAATTTGGCGATTTTGTGATTGAGAATTTTGTGGATGAATATCTTAACGGCCGCACTCCCAACCCATGCGTTTTGTGCAATACACATATCAAATGGCGGGCACTGTTGAAAAGAGCCGATGCCATGAATTGCGATTTTATTGCAACGGGCCATTATGCAAACGTGCATCAACACGAAAATGGTCGCCACTTTATCAGCAAAGGTGTGGATGAAACAAAAGACCAGAGTTATGTACTCTGGGGATTGCAGCAAGATTTATTGCAACGTACGTTATTACCATTGGGTGGTTATCGCAAGACAGAGATCAGGCAAATGGCATTGGACTATGGTTATCCTGAACTGGCGAAAAAAGCTGAGAGCTATGAAATTTGCTTTGTGCCTGATAATGATTACCGTGGTTTCTTAAAACGCCGTGTAGATGGACTGGAAGAAAGAGTAAATGGCGGAAATTTTGTTGATAAAACAGGAAAAATTCTTGGTCAGCATAAAGGCTATCCATTCTATACCATTGGTCAACGCAAAGGCTTAGATATTACGTTTGGTAAACCTGTGTTTGTAACAGAGATCCTTCCCGAAACCAATACCGTTGTACTGGGCGATGAAGAAGACCTGAACAAACAGGAAATGCAGGTGGGCAAGATCAATATGCTGAAATACGATACCATTACACCGGGCATGGAAGCAGTTACCAAGATCCGTTACAAAGACAAAGGCACGCTATCGAACCTTTACCCAAATGCCGACGGAACAGTGAATGTTCGCTTTTATGAAGAAGCCAAAGGCATTGCACCGGGCCAAAGTGCCGTGTTTTACGAAGGCGACGAGGTAATAGGCGGCGGTATTATTATGCGGAAACCAATCGTTTAA
- a CDS encoding alpha-ketoacid dehydrogenase subunit alpha/beta produces MMNQEILRKAYKLMCYAQHMAETYENNRSVCKYVHSTSRGHEAIQLATAFQLTAADWVSPYYRDESLLLGLGFEPYELMLQLLAKADDMFTGGREYYSHPNYRGTDKPNIIHQSSATGIQVIPTTGVAQGLKYLQQIKSDQFKKTSDGQLPVVVCSLGDASITEGEVSEAFQFAVLKKLPIIYLVQDNNWGISVSAEEARAMDAYEYAGGFPGMHRIRCDGSDFTEAFETMQHVVDHVRTHQEPYLVQAYVPLLNHHTSGVRKEFYRTKEDLDQHYTDDPFPKLKQICLQCGITEEDLQQVFDEAKQTVADDFAKAVAAAEPDPSTVEQHVFVPTPVTKETGERSPAGREKIVMVDAALFAIREIMQEYPEALVYGQDVGRRLGGVFREAATLAEQFGDHRVFNTAIQEAYIIGSTVGMSAVGAKPIVEVQFADYIYPGLNQLVTEISKSSYLSCGKFPIQTLIRVPIGAYGGGGPYHSGSIESTLLSIKGIKIVYPSNAADMKGLMKAAFLDPNPVVMLEHKGLYWSKVPGTEDAKTAEPSSDYLLPLGKARIAVAADEDLIEEGESCCIITYGMGVYWAAAAAKQFDGAVEIIDLRTLFPLDEELIFSTVKKHGKCLVLTEEQQNNSFAEALAHRISYNCFQWLDMPVEVMGALNLPAVPMNTGLEAAMLPNAEKVKERLWKLFRG; encoded by the coding sequence ATGATGAACCAGGAAATTTTACGAAAGGCTTACAAACTCATGTGTTATGCGCAGCACATGGCAGAAACATATGAAAATAATCGTTCCGTTTGCAAATATGTACATTCAACTTCCCGTGGACATGAAGCCATACAGCTGGCAACTGCATTTCAACTAACCGCTGCCGATTGGGTAAGCCCTTATTACCGTGATGAAAGCTTGTTGCTGGGGCTTGGGTTTGAACCTTACGAACTTATGTTGCAGTTGCTCGCAAAAGCGGATGATATGTTTACAGGAGGCCGGGAATATTATTCGCATCCTAATTACAGAGGAACAGATAAGCCAAACATTATTCATCAAAGCAGTGCTACAGGTATTCAGGTAATTCCTACGACCGGTGTGGCACAGGGATTGAAATATCTGCAACAGATCAAATCGGATCAATTCAAAAAAACAAGTGACGGACAATTGCCTGTTGTTGTTTGCTCGTTAGGGGATGCAAGTATTACTGAAGGAGAAGTGAGTGAAGCATTTCAGTTTGCTGTTTTGAAAAAATTACCGATCATTTATTTGGTGCAGGATAATAACTGGGGTATCAGTGTTAGTGCTGAAGAAGCAAGAGCGATGGATGCCTATGAATACGCAGGTGGGTTTCCGGGTATGCATCGCATTCGTTGCGATGGAAGTGATTTTACAGAAGCATTTGAAACCATGCAACATGTGGTTGATCATGTGCGCACACACCAGGAGCCCTATCTTGTACAGGCCTATGTGCCTTTGTTGAATCATCATACAAGTGGTGTGCGGAAAGAATTTTACAGAACTAAAGAAGATCTTGATCAACATTATACAGATGATCCATTTCCAAAGCTGAAACAAATTTGCTTACAGTGTGGCATAACCGAAGAAGATTTGCAACAGGTCTTTGATGAAGCAAAGCAAACAGTAGCAGATGATTTTGCAAAAGCAGTTGCCGCTGCAGAACCTGATCCGTCAACGGTGGAGCAACATGTATTTGTGCCAACACCTGTTACAAAAGAAACAGGTGAAAGATCGCCCGCTGGCAGAGAAAAAATTGTGATGGTGGATGCGGCGTTGTTTGCGATCCGTGAAATTATGCAGGAGTATCCGGAGGCATTGGTCTACGGACAAGATGTAGGACGAAGACTTGGCGGTGTTTTTCGTGAAGCGGCAACATTGGCCGAACAGTTTGGTGACCATCGTGTATTTAATACTGCAATACAGGAAGCATATATTATTGGATCAACAGTGGGAATGAGTGCAGTTGGTGCAAAGCCGATCGTGGAAGTTCAGTTTGCTGATTACATTTATCCGGGGCTCAATCAACTCGTAACAGAAATTTCAAAGTCATCTTATTTAAGCTGTGGAAAATTTCCGATACAAACGCTGATACGTGTACCTATTGGTGCATATGGTGGTGGCGGTCCTTACCATAGCGGAAGTATTGAATCAACCTTGCTGAGTATTAAAGGGATCAAGATCGTGTATCCATCGAATGCAGCCGATATGAAAGGCTTGATGAAAGCAGCATTCCTCGATCCGAACCCGGTAGTAATGCTTGAGCACAAAGGTTTGTATTGGAGTAAAGTACCCGGAACGGAAGATGCAAAAACAGCAGAGCCTTCCAGCGACTATTTATTACCGTTAGGGAAAGCACGCATTGCCGTAGCGGCAGATGAAGATCTGATTGAAGAAGGTGAAAGCTGTTGCATTATTACCTATGGCATGGGGGTTTATTGGGCGGCGGCGGCGGCGAAACAATTTGATGGTGCAGTAGAAATAATTGATCTGCGCACACTTTTTCCATTGGATGAAGAGTTGATTTTTTCAACTGTAAAAAAACATGGTAAATGTTTGGTGCTTACTGAAGAGCAACAGAATAATTCATTTGCAGAAGCATTGGCGCATCGCATCAGTTACAATTGTTTTCAATGGCTTGATATGCCGGTTGAAGTAATGGGAGCGTTGAATCTTCCGGCAGTACCAATGAATACAGGATTGGAAGCTGCGATGCTGCCGAATGCAGAAAAAGTGAAGGAGCGGTTATGGAAACTATTTCGAGGCTAA
- a CDS encoding ribose-phosphate pyrophosphokinase — MNPSAKIFSGTASKYLAEKIAAKFGIPLGQSLTQKFSDGELQPMFQESIRGDIVFLVQSTFSPAENILELLLMIDAAKRASAYKVIPVIPYYGYARQDRKDKPRVAIGSKLIANMLEAAGADRVITMDLHAAQIQGYFDIPVDHLESSSIFIPYIESLKLENLTFAAPDVGSANRIREVASYFEAEMVICDKHRKRANEIASMVVIGDVTDRDVVLIDDICDTGGTLAKAAALLKEKGARSVRALITHPVLSGKAYENIENSVLEELVVCDTIPLLKESKKIKVLSVAELFGVALRNAFENKSITSLFMHAQRRDK; from the coding sequence ATGAACCCATCTGCCAAGATATTTTCCGGCACGGCATCGAAGTACCTGGCCGAGAAAATAGCAGCCAAATTCGGTATTCCGTTAGGTCAAAGTCTTACCCAAAAATTCAGCGACGGCGAACTTCAGCCCATGTTCCAGGAAAGCATCCGAGGCGACATTGTTTTTCTGGTGCAGAGTACGTTTTCACCTGCCGAGAACATCCTTGAATTATTATTGATGATCGATGCTGCCAAGCGTGCATCGGCCTACAAAGTAATTCCGGTTATTCCGTACTACGGTTACGCCCGTCAGGACAGAAAAGACAAACCACGTGTAGCCATCGGCTCGAAGTTAATAGCCAACATGTTAGAAGCGGCCGGCGCCGACAGAGTCATTACAATGGATCTGCACGCAGCCCAGATTCAGGGCTACTTCGATATTCCGGTAGATCACCTGGAATCATCGTCTATTTTTATCCCTTACATTGAGAGTTTGAAGCTCGAAAACCTTACCTTTGCGGCCCCCGATGTAGGAAGTGCCAACAGGATCAGAGAAGTGGCCAGTTATTTTGAAGCAGAAATGGTGATTTGTGATAAACATCGCAAACGTGCCAACGAGATAGCAAGCATGGTGGTAATTGGTGATGTTACAGACAGGGATGTGGTATTGATTGATGATATCTGTGATACGGGAGGAACGCTGGCAAAAGCAGCCGCTCTTTTAAAAGAAAAAGGTGCAAGAAGTGTTCGGGCACTCATTACACATCCGGTGTTAAGTGGCAAAGCATACGAAAACATTGAGAATAGTGTATTGGAAGAACTGGTGGTTTGTGATACAATTCCACTGTTGAAAGAAAGTAAAAAGATCAAAGTGTTGAGTGTGGCTGAATTATTTGGTGTAGCACTTCGCAACGCATTTGAAAACAAAAGTATCACCAGTTTATTTATGCATGCGCAACGCAGGGATAAATAA
- a CDS encoding fumarylacetoacetate hydrolase family protein, with product MKIFCVGRNYVEHAKELGNDVPDEPVIFLKPKSAFLQPHMPFYYPEFTNELHYEAEIVLRVSKNGKYIQERHASKYYNAYTVGIDFTARDIQQQLKEKGLPWEISKAWDNSAAVGKFIDIKPGLNMNDINFCLYKNKEIVQQGNTSHMIFTFDQIVAYVSQFFSLNIGDLIFTGTPAGVGECVVGDMLEGFVEDDSLLEVEIK from the coding sequence ATGAAAATCTTTTGCGTAGGACGTAACTACGTTGAGCATGCCAAAGAACTTGGAAATGATGTGCCGGATGAGCCGGTTATCTTTCTGAAACCCAAAAGCGCATTTCTGCAACCCCACATGCCGTTTTATTATCCTGAGTTTACAAATGAGCTTCATTATGAAGCAGAGATCGTTCTCAGAGTCTCAAAAAACGGAAAGTATATCCAGGAACGCCATGCCAGTAAATATTATAATGCATACACGGTTGGGATCGACTTTACAGCCCGTGATATTCAACAGCAATTAAAAGAAAAAGGATTGCCTTGGGAAATTTCCAAAGCATGGGATAATTCGGCAGCAGTTGGAAAGTTTATTGATATTAAGCCGGGGCTGAATATGAACGATATCAATTTCTGCCTGTATAAAAACAAGGAAATTGTGCAGCAGGGAAATACCAGTCATATGATCTTTACGTTCGATCAGATCGTGGCATATGTATCTCAATTCTTTTCACTCAATATCGGTGATTTGATCTTTACCGGAACACCTGCTGGTGTGGGCGAATGTGTTGTAGGCGATATGTTGGAAGGATTTGTTGAAGACGACAGTTTACTGGAAGTGGAGATCAAATAA
- a CDS encoding 50S ribosomal protein L25: MKTITIEGHLRTENGKKAARQLRSQEMVPGVIYGGSAEINFYAPAKAFKTLVYTPDFQIAEVNVDGKSYRTILKDLQFDKVSDALAHVDLLELVDDKKVIATIPLKFTGVAKGVKDGGKLITKIKSLKIKALPKDLKAAIEVDLTPLELNGNIRVEDVKATNMEVLNSPRIPIASVVLTRQLKQEEAATPKK, encoded by the coding sequence ATGAAGACAATTACTATCGAGGGTCACTTGAGGACCGAAAACGGGAAAAAAGCCGCCCGTCAACTTCGCTCTCAGGAAATGGTGCCTGGTGTAATTTATGGAGGCTCAGCAGAAATTAATTTCTACGCTCCTGCCAAAGCATTTAAAACTTTGGTTTACACGCCCGATTTCCAAATTGCTGAAGTAAACGTTGATGGCAAGAGCTACAGAACAATTCTGAAAGATCTGCAATTCGACAAAGTAAGTGATGCATTAGCACACGTTGATTTATTGGAACTGGTTGATGACAAAAAAGTGATCGCTACCATTCCGTTGAAATTTACAGGTGTTGCAAAAGGTGTAAAAGATGGTGGTAAGCTTATTACCAAAATCAAATCACTGAAAATTAAAGCGCTCCCGAAAGATCTGAAAGCAGCAATCGAAGTAGACCTTACACCGCTTGAACTGAATGGTAACATTCGTGTAGAAGATGTAAAAGCTACCAACATGGAAGTATTGAACTCTCCACGTATTCCTATTGCATCTGTTGTGTTAACACGTCAGTTGAAACAGGAAGAAGCAGCTACTCCTAAAAAGTAA
- the pth gene encoding aminoacyl-tRNA hydrolase: MKFLIVGLGNIGAEYAHTRHNIGFDVVEALAAKHGASFRIDRLASVAEVKLKGKTLILIEPSTYMNLSGKAVKYWMDKEKIALEHVLVIVDELALPLSKLRLRPGGSDAGHNGLSSIHESLQTIAYPRLRFGIGNNYPKGKQVDYVLGHWTAEELPIVQKKIEASVEVVESFVLTGIDRTMNHANKIEITL; encoded by the coding sequence ATGAAATTTTTAATCGTTGGTTTGGGAAATATTGGTGCTGAGTATGCACACACCCGTCATAATATTGGGTTTGATGTGGTGGAAGCATTGGCTGCAAAGCACGGTGCTTCGTTCCGTATAGATCGGCTGGCTTCGGTTGCTGAAGTAAAACTGAAAGGCAAAACACTCATTTTAATTGAGCCGTCAACCTATATGAATCTGAGTGGAAAGGCTGTGAAGTATTGGATGGACAAAGAAAAAATTGCACTGGAACATGTGTTGGTGATTGTAGATGAGTTGGCTTTGCCTCTGAGCAAACTGCGTTTACGCCCGGGTGGTAGTGATGCCGGGCACAATGGGCTCAGCAGTATTCATGAATCATTACAAACCATTGCTTACCCTCGTTTACGTTTTGGCATTGGCAACAACTATCCCAAAGGAAAACAAGTGGACTATGTATTGGGCCATTGGACAGCAGAAGAATTGCCCATCGTTCAAAAAAAGATCGAGGCTTCGGTAGAAGTCGTGGAAAGCTTTGTACTAACGGGTATCGACCGTACCATGAACCACGCAAACAAAATTGAAATAACTCTTTAA
- a CDS encoding sulfite exporter TauE/SafE family protein — MDIFSLYSVSHWVFILVASFAIGLAKGGLKGVDMLAVTIMALVLGGKSSTGIVLPLLCVADIGAVSYYNRHAQWKHFWKLIPWMMIGILLGVFLGKDMDEAVFRKVMAVIIVVTVAIVLWLEFRRSTSVPQHPLFATGTGLAAGFTTMIGNLAGAFANLYFLAMRLPKNDFIGTAAWIFLVMNLFKLPFQVFYWKNITFQTLQTDLVLLPALILGFLLGIRLTEKIRDLHYRKMVLLLTLVGSVLMLLKR, encoded by the coding sequence ATGGACATCTTCTCATTGTATTCCGTTTCACATTGGGTATTCATTCTTGTAGCTTCGTTCGCTATTGGCTTGGCCAAAGGCGGACTTAAAGGAGTGGATATGTTAGCTGTAACTATTATGGCATTGGTGCTTGGAGGCAAATCATCAACCGGTATTGTATTGCCGTTGTTATGTGTGGCTGATATTGGTGCAGTATCGTATTACAACCGCCATGCACAATGGAAACATTTTTGGAAACTAATTCCATGGATGATGATCGGTATTTTACTCGGTGTGTTTTTGGGAAAAGATATGGATGAAGCAGTATTTCGCAAAGTAATGGCTGTTATTATTGTGGTCACAGTTGCCATTGTATTATGGTTAGAATTTCGGAGATCAACATCGGTGCCGCAACACCCTTTGTTTGCAACCGGCACAGGGTTAGCAGCAGGCTTTACTACCATGATCGGCAACCTTGCTGGTGCATTTGCTAATTTATATTTTCTTGCAATGCGTTTACCGAAGAATGATTTTATTGGTACGGCTGCATGGATCTTTTTAGTGATGAATCTATTTAAACTTCCGTTCCAGGTTTTTTATTGGAAGAATATTACTTTTCAAACATTGCAAACCGATCTTGTATTATTGCCTGCATTGATACTTGGCTTTTTACTTGGTATCCGCTTAACAGAAAAAATAAGAGACCTGCATTACAGGAAGATGGTGCTGTTACTTACATTAGTAGGTTCGGTGTTGATGTTGTTGAAACGATGA
- the radC gene encoding RadC family protein, whose translation MQDTKTTIKQWATDDRPREKLLMKGADALSNSELIAILIGSGTSKKSAVDVAKELLTRSKDDINELAKLSLKDLMKTSGIGEARAVTIAAALELGRRRQSVESLKKSVKTSADIARFFQSQLKDKLHEVFAVAYLNRANKINHIEVISEGGITGTVADPRIILKKALEYNAVNIVLCHNHPSGSLKPSRADEMLTKKIKEAAVLLDMNVIDHIIVSEDGYYSFADEGIL comes from the coding sequence ATGCAAGACACCAAAACCACCATTAAACAATGGGCGACTGACGACAGGCCCCGGGAAAAGCTCTTGATGAAGGGTGCAGATGCCCTTAGTAACTCCGAATTAATTGCCATTTTGATCGGCTCCGGAACCTCTAAAAAATCAGCAGTAGATGTTGCTAAAGAGCTGTTAACCAGATCGAAAGACGATATTAATGAATTAGCAAAACTAAGCCTGAAAGACTTAATGAAAACAAGCGGCATTGGTGAGGCCAGAGCGGTTACGATTGCAGCAGCGTTAGAGCTTGGGCGGAGGCGACAATCCGTAGAATCACTGAAAAAAAGCGTAAAAACAAGTGCTGATATCGCACGGTTTTTCCAGTCGCAATTGAAGGACAAACTTCATGAAGTATTTGCTGTTGCCTATCTCAACCGTGCCAATAAGATCAACCATATTGAAGTGATCAGCGAAGGTGGTATTACAGGTACTGTTGCTGATCCCCGCATCATTTTAAAAAAAGCATTGGAGTACAACGCTGTCAATATTGTGCTTTGCCACAACCACCCCAGTGGCAGTTTAAAACCAAGCCGTGCAGATGAAATGTTGACAAAAAAAATTAAAGAAGCTGCTGTGTTGCTGGATATGAATGTGATCGATCACATTATTGTAAGTGAAGATGGGTATTACAGTTTTGCAGATGAAGGAATTTTATAA
- a CDS encoding single-stranded DNA-binding protein — MIKLQVIGNLGKDCVSNTVNGKNVMNFTVAHTEKYKDSTGAQREKTIWVDCAYWSDRTGIAPYLKKGTQVYVEGAPEVRTYQTQDGKSGASLSLRVLSIQLLGSKSSEGGNGGGYQPQSGGYNAPAQPMNEPPIGADSDDLPF; from the coding sequence ATGATCAAGTTACAAGTTATTGGAAACCTGGGAAAGGATTGTGTTTCAAACACAGTGAATGGTAAGAACGTGATGAACTTCACCGTTGCTCACACAGAAAAATACAAAGACAGTACCGGCGCACAGCGTGAAAAAACTATTTGGGTAGATTGTGCTTACTGGAGCGACCGTACCGGTATTGCACCATATTTGAAAAAAGGAACACAGGTATATGTTGAAGGTGCACCCGAAGTGCGTACCTACCAGACACAAGATGGTAAAAGCGGAGCTTCTTTATCATTGCGTGTACTTAGCATTCAATTGCTGGGAAGCAAAAGCAGTGAAGGTGGAAACGGCGGCGGCTATCAACCACAGAGTGGTGGTTACAATGCTCCTGCTCAACCAATGAACGAACCACCAATTGGTGCAGATTCAGATGATCTTCCGTTTTAA
- a CDS encoding pyridoxal phosphate-dependent aminotransferase: MLAISNRGNQMPASPIRKLVPFAEAAKKRGTKVFHLNIGQPDIETPPAILDAVRNADIKVLEYSHSAGNESYRRKLVQYYQKVGIDVNYDQIMITTGGSEAILFGFFTCLNPGDEVIVPEPFYANYNGFACAAGVNVIPITSHIETGFALPPIDEFEKVITPKTKAIIICSPNNPTGYLYSKEEMYKLKDICLKHDLYLFSDEAYREFCYDGDYVSALHIEGLEQHVVLMDTISKRYSACGARLGALVTKNKAVYDAAMKFAQARLSPPGLAQIMGEAAIDLPESYFEAPKAEYLSRRNLLVKRLNAMSGVVCPNPGGAFYAMAKLPIDDSDKFCQWLLESFSYKGQTVMLAPATGFYGTPGLGKQEVRLAYVLNLTALDHAMDCLEEALKVYPGRTEI, encoded by the coding sequence ATGTTAGCAATCAGTAATCGTGGCAACCAAATGCCCGCTTCCCCCATCAGAAAATTAGTTCCTTTTGCTGAAGCAGCTAAAAAAAGAGGAACCAAAGTATTTCATCTCAATATTGGTCAACCCGATATTGAAACACCACCTGCCATTTTGGATGCAGTGCGGAATGCCGATATTAAAGTACTGGAGTACAGCCATAGTGCCGGCAACGAAAGTTATCGTCGCAAATTGGTACAGTATTATCAAAAAGTGGGCATTGATGTAAATTATGATCAGATCATGATCACCACCGGTGGAAGCGAAGCCATCCTGTTTGGATTTTTTACCTGTTTGAATCCGGGTGATGAAGTGATCGTGCCGGAACCGTTTTATGCCAATTACAATGGCTTTGCCTGTGCTGCGGGTGTCAACGTCATCCCAATCACGTCACATATTGAAACCGGTTTTGCTTTACCGCCTATAGATGAATTTGAAAAAGTAATTACGCCTAAAACAAAGGCCATTATTATTTGCAGTCCTAATAATCCAACCGGGTATTTGTACAGCAAAGAAGAAATGTATAAGCTTAAAGATATTTGCCTGAAACATGATCTGTATCTCTTCAGTGATGAGGCATACCGTGAATTTTGTTATGATGGAGACTATGTAAGTGCATTACACATTGAAGGGTTGGAACAACATGTGGTGTTGATGGACACCATCAGCAAACGCTACAGTGCCTGTGGTGCACGCTTGGGAGCGTTGGTTACAAAAAACAAAGCGGTGTACGATGCTGCAATGAAATTTGCACAGGCCCGTTTGAGTCCGCCCGGTTTGGCTCAGATCATGGGTGAGGCCGCCATTGATTTACCCGAAAGTTATTTTGAAGCACCGAAAGCGGAATATCTCTCCCGCAGAAATTTATTGGTGAAACGATTGAATGCAATGTCCGGTGTGGTTTGCCCCAACCCCGGTGGTGCATTTTATGCAATGGCGAAACTACCCATTGATGATTCAGATAAATTCTGCCAATGGCTGCTGGAATCATTTTCTTACAAAGGACAAACTGTTATGCTTGCACCAGCCACTGGTTTTTACGGTACACCCGGTCTTGGTAAGCAGGAAGTAAGGCTGGCCTATGTGCTCAATCTTACTGCACTGGACCATGCCATGGATTGTTTGGAAGAAGCCTTGAAAGTTTATCCGGGAAGAACTGAAATTTGA